One Mus caroli chromosome 6, CAROLI_EIJ_v1.1, whole genome shotgun sequence genomic window, AAGATCCACTCTAGAGCTCTGGAGCCACTCCTGAGCAAGAAGCTTAGGACCCTGAGGTGTCTAGGACAAAAACCTCTAACAAGCATTTTCTTCCCAACAGCCGCATCCAAGTGAGACTGGGGGAGCACAACATCAATGTCCTGGAGGGCAATGAGCAGTTTGTCAATTCTGCCAAGATCATCCGGCACCCCAATTATAATTCATGGACCCTGAACAACGACATCATGCTGATCAAACTGGCTTCCCCTGTGACCCTCAATGCCAGAGTGGCCACTGTACCTCTGCCCAGCTCCTGTGCACCTGCAGGCACTCAGTGCCTCATCTCTGGCTGGGGCAACACCCTCAGCAACGGTGGTGAGTAGGACCTTTCACCTACTACATTCCTTCCTCCCCATGTTTTCCAAAACCAGGCATCTATCTGGTATTGAACCTGCTGGCTTATACCTTGCAAATATGTTTAAAGTACTAACTATAAAAACTGTAGTTGATACCAAAGGGAGATGTGTAACAGGATCAACAATGAAAACGGGATCAACAGGGGTCATTTTACAGATTTAGAAAGTTACAATTCTTTGCTGGAATTTATCTTCGCAATGATCTCTGTGGTGGCTACCCATGACATTCTAGGATAAACTCGTGTTCCTCCAAGTGCGCTGAtgcatatttcttctttctttgatcATCACCCTTCCTCTCAGTGAACAACCCAGACCTGCTCCAGTGCGTGGATGCCCCAGTGCTGCCTCAGGCTGACTGTGAGGCCTCCTACCCTGGGGACATCACCAACAACATGATCTGTGTTGGCTTCCTGGAGGGAGGCAAAGATTCCTGCCAGGTAAGTGACTCTCATTGCATATGAAACCTCTGTTCTCCTGGGAGTGGCATGTGAGTGTCCATTATTGGTAAACTTGAAGCTTCACACAGTGGGATCAGGCAGGTATGAGATCTATGCTGGATGTCATTTCATCTCATTAGTGGGAATAGACAATGTTGTGTTTCgatgcagaaaaaaatggaactaTTCTAGGGTAAATAGAATGGGGTCTTAAGGTCAGAGTAAATGTGATTCTTTTTCCACATATCCCTTCCCTAAACACTGTATTTCTCTAATCCAGGGTGACTCTGGTGGCCCTGTGGTCTGCAATGGAGAGCTGCAGGGCATTGTCTCCTGGGGCTATGGCTGTGCCCAGCCAGATGCTCCTGGTGTATACACCAAGGTCTGCAACTACGTGGACTGGATTCAGAACACAATTGCTGAAAACTAGAGAACCCTAGTCTCTCTTCAATCAGTATTATCAATAAAGTTCATTTGTCATCACTGTATGTTTGtctcatctctctagtcccttagCTCTGGGAAGCATGCTCTTATTTGAGGCTTTTGAGAGCAGCAGAAAGTCTCCACTGAAAAGTATCCTGGATAGCAAAATAGAATTCATTAAATAATCAACAGCAGcataagaaacacaaaaataatttcaggGTGCTTTTATTTCCAGTACTCGAGAGGCAGTggcaggctaatttctgagttcaaggccaacctggtctacagagtgagttggaggacaaccagggctatacagagaaatcctgtttcaaaaaccaaaattattaataataatagtaatagtaataataataaacagtaaaTTTCTGTAGAATCATAATGAGGAGcttgtttcattttactttttcaagAAATGTTGTGTCTGAATAGTGGACcaaagcttttcctttttttaaagatttatttatttaatgtatatgagtacactgtagctttcttcagacacatcagaagagggcatcgaaccccattacagatagttgtgagccaccatgtggttgctgagaattgaactcagaacctctggaacagcaattagtgcccttaaccactgagccatctctccagcccccaatgcTTTTCTTCCTTAGAATTTCAATGGGGCTTAAAGTAGTGATTTGTGAATACCTTGTGGTTGAGGATACTACTGATTTCTTTACATCAGAAAGTCTTCATGTTCAATATAAATCTTAGCTGTGGTTAACCACCTTGGCTTCCAAGTTCCATCCTTCATATTCATTTTGTCAGCTTTGATGCAAAGTCTTGCTTTGTAAttcaagcaggccttgaacttgtaattttCTTGCTTCAGGCTGCAGAATTCTTAGACTGTGGGTTGCACCACTATGGCTGGCTCTCTACATAAAAATGTTTATGCCAATGCAGTCCTACTCTGTCCTAACAGTTGGGTTACTTGGAGAAGGTCTTACTGCTCATCGTCAAATTCCTACTTATGTTTCTATAGAAGAAATAAGAGGTTCTTGGTCTACAACCGTCATAACTCTAAGCAATTCCCCTCTGTTTATCttacacagtaataataatatgtatggacgaccttgagaatttcatagacaCTTTCACATTTACTTCATTTTTCCCTTCTGTAATGATTATTCCAGTTCCACAGCTAGAAAGCAAAGACTCAGAGACGTTTGTTCACTAGCTGCATCCTACACATACCAGCTGATAGACCTGGCTATGGTCAGAATTTCTTAGATATTTGCATGCTCACTAATGCCATCCCTTCTCTTTCTACTGTGTGATCTCAGATGAAAAAGATTCCATCTACCTTGATCTTTGATATACCTCCAGACTACTCTCACCAACAaacacccattcctgcttccatGTACTTCAGGGAAGTATCTCCTAGTCACTGCCTTTCATGAAGTCTATCCTTAGAGAACTCTTGCTGAGCCAGAACTACTTCTGACATCCTATTTGAACATGAGCATTAAGTTGCCTCAACACTAAACCCAAAACCACATAAAGTTGCTCTATAACCTGATCAGTTGGAGTAACAGGAAAGAGAGTTTCAAATACCTACTCAACAATGGGACCACAGGTCTCTACACCAAGAAACATTACTATGACATAACTTCAGATACATAGGTCCCATTGCAAAAATGCAAGCATAGAGAAGCCAAAAATTAATACCCCCATAGAACTGTTCTCTCAGAAAAGTGACTTGGATAATGAAAAATACAAtgataactataacaaaaattacTATAACAAACATGGTCAAGGAGCTTAACTAGGATATGAATAAGTGCCACAATGAAAACTGTGAAAACAcagtcaaataaaaaaaaagaattcaaaatatgaaACTTGAATTTAATGAAGAGGTAGTATCTCAGAAGAAcagtcaaacaaaataaaacaatacaaagctTCAGGAATTTACCCTACCCAGAGAAGCCAGTGAGCTAACTACAGATCtattgcggtaaatctccaacccaaatgagccctggcaatgaaaacacaactcaactaatatgaatacatgctgtgcgcctagattggacagatctacACTACCATATTCCCAGTACTAGAGACtccttataacttgtggtttctccaggccaggtgtttctgctccactttcctttttcctcctccttcattgCTCGTTCTCTCTtgctcgttctctctctctctctctctctctctctctctctctctctctctctctctctctctctctctctctctctctctctctctctcccccaaaaCCTTCATCTCaaccttcccctcttcctcctccaatctccgactctagcctttatttataaattaacatttacaggaaatcacctgagtgctgactcattcctcatttacaacccctcacaggagaacagaattggcatcaaatataattagctccagggctatctgCAACACAGATCTTTATGTCTTCTTTCTCTAA contains:
- the LOC110296770 gene encoding anionic trypsin-2, coding for MSALLILALVGAAVAFPVDDDDKIVGGYTCRESSVPYQVSLNAGYHFCGGSLINDQWVVSAAHCYKSRIQVRLGEHNINVLEGNEQFVNSAKIIRHPNYNSWTLNNDIMLIKLASPVTLNARVATVPLPSSCAPAGTQCLISGWGNTLSNGVNNPDLLQCVDAPVLPQADCEASYPGDITNNMICVGFLEGGKDSCQGDSGGPVVCNGELQGIVSWGYGCAQPDAPGVYTKVCNYVDWIQNTIAEN